A segment of the Xenopus tropicalis strain Nigerian chromosome 6, UCB_Xtro_10.0, whole genome shotgun sequence genome:
cactatatattataaggaactcctcgggggcttataatatccttattattcactatatattataaggaactcctcgcagacttataatatccttatattatacaacagggggtactttattcactatataaggaactcctcgcagacttataatatccttatattacacAACAGGGGgttctttattcactatatattataaggaactcctcgcagacttataatatacttatattacacaacagggggtacttaattcactatataaatatatatagaagtgACATAGTTGTACAGCACCTTACAGAAACCACaccccttttttgacacaactgccaattttctgctgcaaaatttcatggaagtttcgctaaacgattcaccattggtgaaatgcggaattccGCTGCATATCCATGCCTGATTGGCCCATTCATCAGGTTATGCTTCTCCCTATTAGATTGCAGTTTGAGTGACGGAGAAAGCTGGGCCGATACAGCCGGGGAGCCAATACGCAGCCTCGGACTGTCGAGCGCAAGATACAAAGATTTCTCGCCCAACCGTAAATCATCGGGGTTTATCTGCGATACATGTGGGAAATGCCTATCGGGGAACAGCCATTTACTCACCCACCACTGTGTCCCATCCGGGCCCAACTGCGTGGGGGAGAAACCATACACCTGCGCGGAGTGCGGGAAACGCTTCTCCCATAAGAGCGGTCTTCACAGCCACAGCCGAATTCACACGGGAGAGAAACCATTTACCTGCACACAATGTGGGAAGCGTTTCTCTCAGAAGAGCAGCCTCCTCGTTCACGAGAGGATTCACGCCGGGGTAAAACCCTTTGCCTGCACTGAATGCGGGAGCTCGTTTTACGATCAGAGCACCCTCCGCACACACCGGAATATCCACAAAgcggagaaaccattcacctgcacggAATGTGGGGCGAGTTTTACTCACAAGAGCAGCCTTCACAGTCACAGCCgaattcacacgggggagaaacccttcacTTGTGCCGAATGTGGGAGAGGTTTCTCGCGGAAGACCAGCCTCCAGGTTCACAACCGGGTTCACACGGGGGAAAATCCATATTGGTGTAAAGAATGCGGCCAAGGGTTCTCTCACAAGAGCAGCCTCCTCAGCCACCAAACCATTCACACCGGGGAAAACCCATTCATGTGCACAGAATGCGGGAAAAGTTTCTCCCAGATCGGCAGCCTTCACATCCACCAGACGGTTCATACAGGCTTAAAGCCTTTCActtgcacggaatgtgggaaaagcttccaACTTAAAGACGCCCTTCACAGGCACCAGAGGATTCACACGGGGGcaaaaccattcacctgcacggaatgtgggaaaagcttctgtCAAAGTAGCAGCCTTCGTGTCCACGagaaaactcacacaggggagaaaccatttgtatGTACTGAGTGCAATAAAAGGTTCAGCCACAAGCACAACCTCCGCCAGCACCAGAGAatccacaccggggagaaaccattcagctgCACCGAATGTGGCAAAAGCTTCACTCAAAAAATCAGCCTTCAGgtccacaaaaaaattcacatacACTAGAaactgcctcctttcccaggctgtgcaggggggcggcggcactgtaggataggaaccaatcggcagctaggctgacctgatagggaactgaagtctgtctgtgcttgtgtgactgcagggctgtgattggctctccccctccgactgtgcttctggcagggactgttactCATTTTTCTAAtcggcccctctcctattcatattcctgtctctcttttaaatcactggctggttgctaggtcaaataggaccctagcaaccagatagctgctgaaatttcaaactggggaactgctgaacaaaaagctaaacaattaaaaaaacgcaaataatggaaaatgaagaccaattgcaaagtgtctcagaatagcactctgttACTGTAAAGGTCACTGCTATTGTCATACTGCCACAAGTGGCCAATCAGCTGTTGTTACATCACCGCAAGTGGCCAATCAGCCGATGTTACATCACCACAAGTGGCCAATCAGCTGTTGTTACATCACCGCAAGTGGCCAATCAGCTGATGTTACATCACCACAAGTGGCCAATCAGCCGATGTTACATCACCACAAGTGGCCAATCAGCCGATGTTACATCACCACAAGTGGCCAATCAGCCGATGTTACATCACCACAAGTGGCCAATCAGCCGATGTTACATCACCACAAGTGGCCAATCAGCCGATGTTACATCACCACAAGTGACCAATTAGCCAATGTTACATCACCACAAGTGGCCAATCAGCCAATGTTACATCACCACAAGTGGCCAATCAGCCGATGCTACATCACCACAAGTGGCCAATCAGCCGATGTTACATCACAAGTGGCCAATCAGCTGATGCTACATCACCACAAGTGGCCAATCAGCTGATGCTACATCACCACAAGTGGCCAATCAGCCGATGTTATATCACCACAAGTGGCCAATCAGCCAATGTTACATCACCACAAGTGGCCAATCAGCTGATGCTACATCACCACAAGTGGCCAATCAGCCAATGTTACATCACCACAAGTGGCCAATCAGCTGATGCTACATCACCACAAGTGGCCAATCAGCTGATGCTACATCACCacaaggcaatatatgactgacagctcagatttttaattgcaattactttaATGTCCCATTCAGCACTAGATATCACCTAGAGGGCAAATtcacaagattttggggggataaaAAGCTTTCCCTTAATAACAGGgaacacaaaatggcgccgccctgctggctgtgactgtaaattccaagactgaagggaaaaaaataaaatagtttctataatgtaagtaaagtttattttgctcaacataAATGATAGGAAAGGATTTGgaatgatttcccctttaaatgcactgCTTTACATGTACCTTGAATGTGTGTCcagtgggggggaggggcatCCCCCCCTTACTCATGTCTGCCCCCTCTGGTGGTGTCAGTGATGGACAAGTCGCGTGTGGGCGTTTAGTTGGAAAGGGGCGTGGTTTCGGGTTGACTCCTGCACAGCTTTCCACGAGCAGCCCTGATATCTGTGGGTGGAGTCTCATGGGTGGGGCTTAAACTAAGAATTATGGGAGACAAGATTAGAGGAATAGCTACATACTGAGGCCGCTGGCGCTTATTATTCCTACCACCCACCCAAGGTGATAGTTTGCTGAGAACTGATTGGTTGCTCGGGATGGCACACCCGTGTTAGAAAATGAAGGAATATGCAATAAAAGATGCGGGGTTgttagtagcccatagcaaccaatcagggggcAGCATTTTCTTggcacctgtttgaaagcaaacatctgacttTGCCTCTTCACATTTTCATACATTGCCCTATAGGTGTCCCAACACCAAGGGTGCTTGTAatgaatgtgggtgctgcggtacGGGGGTGCTTGGGatgaatgtgggtgctgcggtacGGGGGTGCTTGTGatgaatgtgggtgctgcggtacaagggtgcttgtaatgaatgtgggtgctgcggtacaagggtgcttgtaatgaatgtgggtgctgcggtacGGGGGTGCTTGGGatgaatgtgggtgctgcggtacGGGGGTGCTTGTGatgaatgtgggtgctgcggtacaagggtgcttgtaatgaatgtgggtgctgcggtacaagggtgcttgtaatgaatgtgggtgctgcggtacAAGGGTGCTTGAGATGAATGTGGGTGCTGTGGTACAAGGGTGCTTGTAATGAATGTGGGTGCAGCGGTACGGGGGTGCTTAGGatgaatgtgggtgctgcggtacACGGGTGCTTATAATGAATGTAGGTGCAGCGGTACGGGGGTGCTTGTGatgaatgtgggtgctgcggtacGGGGGTGCTTGTGatgaatgtgggtgctgcggtacaagggtgcttgtaatgaatgtgggtgctgcggtacGGGGGTGCTTGTGatgaatgtgggtgctgcggtacAAGGGTGCTTGAGatgaatgtgggtgctgcggtacGGGGGTGCTTGGGatgaatgtgggtgctgcggtacACGGGTGCTTATAATGAATGTAGGTGCAGCGGTACGGGGGTGCTTGTAatgaatgtgggtgctgcggtacGGGGGTGCTTGGGatgaatgtgggtgctgcggtacACGGGTGCTTGTAATGAATGTGGGTGCAGCGGTACGGGGGTGCTTGTAATGAATGTGGGTGCAGCGGTACGGGGGTGCTTGTGatgaatgtgggtgctgcggtacGGGGGTGCTTGGGatgaatgtgggtgctgcggtacGGGGGTGCTTGGGatgaatgtgggtgctgcggtacAAGGGTGCTTGTAATGAATGTGGGTGCAGCAGTACGGGGGTGCTTGTAatgaatgtgggtgctgcggtacGGGGGTGCTTGGGatgaatgtgggtgctgcggtacACTGGTGCTTGTAATGAATGTGGGTGCAGCGGTACGGGGTGCTTGTAATGAATGTGGGTGCAGCGGTACGGGGGTGCTTGTGatgaatgtgggtgctgcggtacACGGATGCTTGTAATGAATGTGGGTGCAGCGGTACAAGGGTGCTTGGGatgaatgtgggtgctgcggtacaagggtgcttgtaatgaatgtgggtgctgcggtacGGGGGTGCTTGTAatgaatgtgggtgctgcggtacGGGGGTGCTTGTGatgaatgtgggtgctgcggtacAAGGGTGCTTGTAATGAATGTGGGTGCAGCAGTACGGGGGTGCTTGTAatgaatgtgggtgctgcggtacGGGGGTGCTTGGGatgaatgtgggtgctgcggtacACGGGTGCTTGTAATGAATGTGGGTGCAGCGGTACGGGGGTGCTTGTAATGAATGTGGGTGCAGCGGTACGGGGGTGCTTGTGatgaatgtgggtgctgcggtacGGGGGTGCTTGGGatgaatgtgggtgctgcggtacGGGGTGCTTGGGatgaatgtgggtgctgcggtacAAGGGTGCTTGTAATGAATGTGGGTGCAGCAGTACGGGGGTGCTTGTAatgaatgtgggtgctgcggtacGGGGGTGCTTGGGatgaatgtgggtgctgcggtacAAGGGTGCTTGGGatgaatgtgggtgctgcggtacACGGGTGCTTGTAATGAATGTGGGTGCAGCGGTACGGGGGTGCTTGTAATGAATGTGGGTGCAGCGGTACGGGGGTGCTTGTGatgaatgtgggtgctgcggtacACGGATGCTTGTAATGAATGTGGGTGCAGCGGTACGGGGGTGCTTGTGatgaatgtgggtgctgcggtacAAGGGTGCTTGGGatgaatgtgggtgctgcggtacaagggtgcttgtaatgaatgtgggtgctgcggtacGGGGGTGCTTGTGatgaatgtgggtgctgcggtacaagggtgcttgtaatgaatgtgggtgctgcggtacAAGGGTGCTTGAGATGAATGTGGCTGCTGCGGTACAAGGGTGCTTGTAatgaatgtgggtgctgcggtacAGGGGTGCTTGTAatgaatgtgggtgctgcggtacAAGGGTGCTTGAGatgaatgtgggtgctgcggtacAAGGGTGCTTGGGatgaatgtgggtgctgcggtacAGGGGTGCTTGTAatgaatgtgggtgctgcggtaTGGGGGTGCTTGTAatgaatgtgggtgctgcggtacGGGGGTGCTTGTGatgaatgtgggtgctgcggtacGGGGGTGCTTGTGatgaatgtgggtgctgcggtacAAGAGTGCTTGAGatgaatgtgggtgctgcggtacAAGGGTGCTTGAGatgaatgtgggtgctgcggtacAAGGGTGCTTGCGATGAATGTGGCACCTGGGGATAATTTGGGTGCTATAGACCTAGGGCAGTTGGGGTGAATCTGAAGACTCTGGTACAAGGACACTGGGAGGCTCTAACCCCTGGGTGCTGGGAGCCATTACACGGCTGTGTCCCATGTGTTTTAGCCCCACACTGCCCGGTCACAGGGGTGCCCCCCACACTGCCCGGTCACAGGGGTGCCCCCCACACTGCCCGGTTACAGGGGTGCCCCCCCACACTGCCCGGTTACAGGGGTGCCCCCCCACACTGCCCGGTTACAGGGGTGCCCCCCCACACTGCCCGGTTACAGGGGTGCCCCCCCACACTGCCCGGTTACAGGGGTGCCCCCCCACACTGCCCGGTTACAGGGGTGCCCCCCACACTGCCCGGTTACAGGGGTGCCCCCACACTGCCCGGTTACGCGGGGGCCCCAGACACATTACTGTGGGAATAAATGAGACCCTCTGCCCGTCAGCCCTCCTGTGTGCGGCCCCTCACATATAAACCTATATTATCTCTATAACTGTATATAGTCTATACATGGCACAGGGGGAACCGTATCTGACAGAATAGAATCAGATCAATGGATCCTGGATAATGAGTGTGACACAGAGAATGTACTTGGGCCCAACCATGAGCAATAACCCCACACACGGAGTAACAGTGTCTCTAGAGCGGGAAGCAGCCGGTTGTCAGGGGTAACCTGCAGGGTTGCTGTCAGTCATGCGCAATGGATATATATGTGCCCACCAAGAAAATGGCGCCGCCGTTCCTTCATAGCGACAGTTCTGTAGAGAAGCCAGCGCCCGTTTAATTTGCCGTTTATCTGAGTGACCCGAATAACCCAAAGGTTACACTAAGCAGAATGGAAACTGGGGCAGGAGAGACACCGCCCTGCATTCTGCTCTGGGCTCTACGTCTCCATTCAACTCCCCCCCCCTCTCTGCATCGCCTGCCTTCCGCTTCCTCCTATCATTACAAGTCACATGATCCAGTGAGGTTTCGGCATTATTTATCCAATCTGAGATGTGACTCTGTgaggggcatgctgggaactgtgtcctgtaattcccccccctgtgtccctggcattgtccctcccctgcactcacatctccagcctgggctactgggtaagtgcttttccctcctcctcctcctcctcctcctcctcctcctcctccctgcactgtctgtgggactgggggttaatcccgctgcaggggctgatagagaggggcggctgtgggactgggggttaatcccgctgcaggggctgatagagaggggcggctgtgggactgggggttaatcccgctgcaggggctgatagagaggggcggctgtgggactgggggttaatcccgctgcaggggccgatagagaggggcggctgtgggactgggggttaatcccgctgcaggggctgatagagaggggcggctgtgggactgggggttaatcccgctgcaggggctgatagagaggggcggctgtgggactgggggttaatcccgctgcaggggctgatagagaggggcggctgtgggactgggggttaatcccgctgcaggggccgatagagaggggcggctgtgggactgggggttaatcccgctgcaggggccgatagagaggggcggctgtgggactggggttaatcccgctgcaggggctgatagagaggggcggctgtgggactgggggttaatcccgctgcaggggctgatagagaggggcggctgtgggactgggggttaatcccgctgcaggggccgatagagaggggcggctgtgggactgggggttaatcccgctgcaggggctgatagagaggggcagtttactgattggataaacccctccctgtacaacatgtatttattgcactaatatcagagggggggcccaagcgcagccccacaggcagctttatatggtgggtttctgttccttgctgtcaggttctccagagatggaaccaaggaggttagaggggaaatgggagaatgaagagccggacactgaggagcctctgcccacaataaagagggaaatggatcccgttcctggggccggtgagtaacgttttacatttttttaataacccCAATATGGCagttacacggccctgtctctcccttactcccagctttacgcggccctgtctctcccttactcccagctttacacggccctgtctctcccttactcccagctttacgcggccctgtctctcccttactcccagctttacgcggccctgtctctcccttactcccagctttacgcggccctgtctctcccttactcccagctttacgcggccctgtctctcccttactcacagctttacgcggccctgtctctcccttactcccagctttacacggccctgtctctcccttactcccagctttacacggccctgtctctcccttactcccagctttacacggccctgtctctcccttactcccagctttacacggccctgtctctcccttactcccagctttacatggccctgtctctcccttactcccagctttacatggccctgtctctcccttactcccagctttacacggccctgtctctcccttactcccagctttacacggccctgtctctcccttactcccagctttacacggccctgtctctcccttactcccagctttacacggccctgtctctcccttactcccagctttacacggccctgtctctcccttactcccagctttacacggccctgtctctcccttactcccagctttacatggccctgtctctcccttactcccagctttacacggccctgtctctcccttactcccagctttacacggccctgtctctcccttactcccagccttacgcggccctgtctctcccttactcccagctttacacggccctgtctctcccttactggcaggTTCCCCATTGGCTGAATcagaaatattacagataaagataaaggaggaagaaccggaccctgaagaccatcagaccccaatggaaagctcagcagTTGCCCTTACAGGTGTGGGTAAGTAGCCAGAGGTTCTGCAGTAACTGAATATGAAATTATGCTGTTTGGCCTCAAATATGGATAGGGAGATGGTTCTgaccctgtctctcccttactggcagctttCCCTGAGGGGGAGCCAGAAATATTACAGGTAAAGATAAAGGAAGAGGATTCCAATTCTGATGATCATCTGAACCCAATGGATGTAGGTAAGTAGCGACTGACTAGGCCTGTAGGACCTAACCCTAATGTTAGATATGTTTGCCCTCAGGGAAGCAAGGACAAacttcaaatgaggggtgggcgtgtcctaacagtccctgccagtagcacagtaggagggggagagccaatcacaaatGAGGGgtaggcg
Coding sequences within it:
- the LOC101735177 gene encoding gastrula zinc finger protein XlCGF26.1 — encoded protein: MEPRRLEGKWENEEPDTEEPLPTIKREMDPVPGADFPEEELEILEIQIKEEEPDSDPLTPEETDCSLSDGESWADTAGEPIRSLGLSSARYKDFSPNRKSSGFICDTCGKCLSGNSHLLTHHCVPSGPNCVGEKPYTCAECGKRFSHKSGLHSHSRIHTGEKPFTCTQCGKRFSQKSSLLVHERIHAGVKPFACTECGSSFYDQSTLRTHRNIHKAEKPFTCTECGASFTHKSSLHSHSRIHTGEKPFTCAECGRGFSRKTSLQVHNRVHTGENPYWCKECGQGFSHKSSLLSHQTIHTGENPFMCTECGKSFSQIGSLHIHQTVHTGLKPFTCTECGKSFQLKDALHRHQRIHTGAKPFTCTECGKSFCQSSSLRVHEKTHTGEKPFVCTECNKRFSHKHNLRQHQRIHTGEKPFSCTECGKSFTQKISLQVHKKIHIH